From the genome of Streptomyces sp. NBC_01116, one region includes:
- a CDS encoding SRPBCC family protein: MATTDKDESEAPAESGIGRIKEELSKFAGAQVQQLAEKAGSKLSDLTGQLTDAAENGGSLPAIGSRVLQGESPVKAFVSEKAKGAKDAVVDKAKSALGGGGGKGNRKAGGGKFMNIIEVIDVGVPLRTAYDAWTQYEEFSGFMKGVQSVSKGEDEESDWKVKVGPSTRSFKATVQEQVPDDRIVWTSEGAKGSTRGAISFHELASNLTRIVLVMEYYPSGFFEKTGNLWRAQGRRVRLDFKHFQRYVSLTEEEPEGWRGEIRDGEVVVSHEEAVEREEEEEAEAEDGEGEDEESGEEEPEDEEPEEDEEDEEEPEEEDEEDEEDEEPEEDEEEEDEEPDEDEDEDEEEDEDEDEDEEEDEEEPEEPPAKKRASRRRRSGASR, translated from the coding sequence ATGGCAACGACGGACAAGGACGAATCCGAGGCTCCGGCGGAGTCGGGCATCGGCCGGATCAAAGAAGAACTGTCGAAATTCGCCGGCGCTCAGGTCCAGCAGCTCGCCGAAAAGGCGGGCAGCAAACTCTCCGATCTCACCGGCCAGTTGACCGACGCGGCCGAGAACGGCGGCTCACTGCCCGCCATCGGTTCCCGCGTGCTCCAGGGCGAATCCCCGGTGAAGGCGTTCGTCTCGGAGAAGGCCAAGGGCGCGAAGGACGCGGTGGTGGACAAGGCGAAGAGCGCGCTCGGTGGGGGCGGTGGCAAGGGCAACCGCAAGGCCGGCGGCGGCAAGTTCATGAACATCATCGAAGTGATCGACGTCGGTGTGCCGCTGCGTACCGCCTACGACGCCTGGACGCAGTACGAAGAGTTCAGCGGCTTCATGAAGGGCGTCCAGAGCGTCTCCAAGGGCGAGGACGAGGAAAGTGACTGGAAGGTCAAGGTCGGCCCCTCCACCCGCAGCTTCAAGGCCACGGTGCAGGAACAGGTGCCGGACGACCGGATCGTCTGGACCTCCGAGGGCGCCAAGGGCAGCACACGCGGAGCCATCAGCTTCCATGAGCTCGCTTCGAACCTGACCCGCATCGTGCTGGTCATGGAGTACTACCCGTCCGGGTTCTTCGAGAAGACCGGCAACCTCTGGCGCGCCCAGGGCCGCCGCGTACGGCTGGACTTCAAGCACTTCCAGCGGTACGTGAGCCTCACCGAAGAAGAGCCCGAGGGGTGGCGCGGCGAGATCCGCGACGGCGAAGTCGTGGTCAGCCACGAGGAGGCGGTCGAGCGCGAGGAGGAGGAAGAGGCCGAGGCCGAGGACGGGGAGGGCGAGGACGAGGAGTCCGGCGAGGAGGAGCCGGAGGACGAGGAGCCCGAGGAGGACGAGGAGGACGAGGAGGAGCCCGAGGAGGAAGACGAGGAAGACGAGGAAGACGAGGAGCCGGAGGAAGACGAGGAAGAGGAGGACGAGGAGCCTGACGAGGACGAGGACGAGGACGAAGAGGAAGACGAGGACGAGGACGAGGACGAAGAGGAAGACGAGGAAGAGCCGGAGGAGCCGCCCGCCAAGAAGCGCGCGAGCCGAAGGCGCCGGTCCGGGGCCTCGCGGTGA
- the gvpJ gene encoding gas vesicle protein GvpJ, with amino-acid sequence MTTTTYVDGAAPCPPRAGTLYDVLELILDRGMVIDVFVRVSLVGIEILKIDARIVVASVDTYLRFAEACNRLDLERDSGSTTVPELLSGSAARSIGKRKVRKAAESVGDTVRKAVGAGGSDDDDDVDEEEAEERPARPKKRRAPARSSGSSSGGTSRRRRAEV; translated from the coding sequence ATGACGACCACGACCTACGTCGACGGCGCCGCCCCGTGCCCGCCCCGCGCCGGCACGCTCTACGACGTGCTGGAGCTCATTCTCGACCGGGGCATGGTGATCGACGTATTCGTACGCGTCTCCCTGGTCGGCATCGAGATCCTCAAGATCGACGCGCGCATAGTCGTGGCGAGTGTCGACACCTACTTGCGCTTCGCCGAGGCGTGCAACCGGCTCGACCTCGAACGTGACTCCGGCAGCACCACCGTCCCCGAACTGCTCAGCGGCTCCGCCGCCCGATCGATCGGCAAGCGGAAGGTGCGCAAGGCCGCGGAGTCGGTCGGCGACACCGTACGGAAGGCGGTCGGGGCCGGCGGGTCCGATGACGACGACGATGTCGACGAGGAAGAGGCGGAGGAACGTCCGGCGCGCCCGAAGAAGCGCCGCGCCCCCGCCCGCAGCAGCGGCAGCAGCAGCGGTGGCACGAGCCGTCGCCGCAGGGCAGAGGTCTGA
- a CDS encoding GvpL/GvpF family gas vesicle protein — MRADGPGTGTADGPGLYVYAVVRAGTPLPRKSGGVGSPPAPLRTVGVGPVAAVVSAAPAQLRARRRDLLAHQELLTRLAGSGPVLPMRFGMVAPDEDALRAQLTRAEAGHLAALDRVDGHIEMNVKALPAHDSLAALVAGDAAVRRLREETRRRPGYEANVRLGAAVASALARRAGDAGRRVLRDLAPMARATAGGPEVPGCALNVSFLVARADSDRFRATADRFAAAHRDHVELRLAGPLPCYSFVDAGHTSPSAPAGGG; from the coding sequence GTGCGCGCGGACGGCCCGGGGACGGGCACGGCCGACGGACCGGGGCTGTACGTGTACGCGGTCGTCCGGGCAGGAACGCCGCTGCCCCGGAAGTCCGGGGGCGTCGGCAGCCCGCCCGCCCCGCTCCGGACGGTCGGGGTGGGCCCGGTGGCCGCGGTCGTCAGCGCCGCTCCCGCACAGCTGCGGGCCCGGCGGCGCGACCTGCTGGCCCACCAGGAGCTCCTGACACGCCTGGCGGGAAGCGGGCCCGTCCTGCCGATGCGCTTCGGCATGGTCGCCCCGGACGAGGACGCGCTGCGCGCCCAGCTGACCCGGGCGGAGGCGGGCCACCTCGCCGCCCTGGACCGCGTCGACGGGCACATCGAGATGAACGTCAAGGCCCTGCCGGCCCACGACTCCCTCGCCGCACTCGTGGCGGGGGACGCGGCCGTACGGCGGCTGCGCGAGGAAACCCGCAGGCGGCCCGGGTACGAGGCCAATGTGCGCCTGGGCGCGGCCGTCGCGTCCGCCCTGGCGCGCCGGGCGGGCGACGCGGGACGGCGGGTGCTGCGCGATCTGGCTCCCATGGCCCGGGCGACGGCCGGGGGCCCCGAGGTCCCCGGCTGCGCGCTCAACGTGTCCTTCCTGGTGGCGCGGGCGGACAGCGACCGGTTCCGCGCGACGGCCGATCGTTTCGCGGCGGCCCACCGCGACCACGTGGAGCTCCGCCTCGCGGGGCCACTGCCCTGCTACAGCTTCGTCGACGCCGGGCACACGAGCCCGTCGGCACCGGCCGGTGGAGGCTGA
- a CDS encoding GvpL/GvpF family gas vesicle protein: MTDRAHRDQAPGTGVTYVFAVCRGTRATHTADVTGLVGMPGGSAVRLLPSGPLTAVVQTVPAADFTDEVWQARLSDPCEIERYARAHHEVVSAAAAHGPAVPLPLATLYHDDDRARRALDDEAHRFHRVLKRIAHHAEWGVKVYEPAAAPEGPEEREPAIAGGGGREAPAAGAGLAYLNRRRGVQERRERRREQALSVAESVDAELRELAAASRRLRTHGAVPGGDGRVHVLNATYLVAEHRSDELDALVRGLGERTGARIELTGPWVPYSFVGEV, translated from the coding sequence ATGACCGATCGCGCCCACCGGGACCAGGCTCCGGGCACCGGTGTCACGTATGTGTTCGCCGTCTGCCGGGGCACCCGTGCCACGCACACCGCCGATGTCACCGGTCTGGTCGGCATGCCCGGAGGCTCGGCCGTCCGGCTGCTGCCCTCCGGGCCGCTCACCGCCGTGGTCCAGACCGTCCCGGCCGCCGACTTCACGGACGAGGTCTGGCAGGCGCGGCTCTCCGACCCGTGTGAGATCGAGCGGTACGCGCGGGCCCACCACGAGGTCGTGTCCGCCGCGGCCGCTCACGGGCCCGCCGTACCACTGCCCCTCGCCACGCTCTACCACGACGACGACCGGGCCCGTCGCGCGCTCGACGACGAGGCACACCGGTTCCACCGGGTGCTGAAGCGCATCGCGCACCACGCCGAATGGGGCGTGAAGGTGTACGAGCCCGCGGCCGCTCCCGAGGGACCCGAGGAGAGGGAGCCCGCCATCGCCGGGGGCGGCGGGCGCGAGGCTCCCGCCGCCGGTGCGGGGCTCGCCTACCTGAACCGCAGGCGCGGGGTCCAGGAGCGGCGCGAGCGGCGCCGGGAACAGGCCCTGTCCGTCGCGGAATCCGTGGACGCCGAACTCCGTGAGCTGGCCGCCGCGTCGCGCCGCCTCCGTACGCACGGAGCCGTACCGGGGGGTGACGGCCGGGTGCACGTGCTCAATGCCACCTACCTCGTGGCCGAGCACAGGTCGGACGAGCTGGACGCTCTGGTACGGGGCTTGGGCGAGCGGACCGGGGCGCGGATCGAGCTGACCGGCCCCTGGGTGCCGTACTCCTTCGTCGGGGAGGTGTAG
- a CDS encoding histone protein, translating to MDDQAKAALAAAVVGGYVLGRTKKGRLALSVATYLAGRRFGLEPRQLAAEGMRRLGEVPQVAELQEQLRGEVLDAGRQAVTAAANRSMASLADAIGDRTARLTAAPDDEADEEDEGEYEDEEPEEEPEGEDEDEEEDEEDEEDEYEDEDEEPEDEEPEDEEPEEEEPEEEEPEEEEDEPEEEEEEEAAPPQPSRARKSPSRKSAPARKSAEKKSAPAKKAAGKKAAPAKKAPAKKAPAKKAAPAKKAPAKKAPAKKAAPAKKAPAKKAAPAKKASAKKTAPAKKSAAKKSAPQKSAAKKTATSSKRSASKRADRRR from the coding sequence ATGGATGACCAGGCAAAGGCGGCCCTCGCAGCCGCCGTAGTGGGCGGATATGTGCTGGGCCGGACGAAGAAGGGCCGGCTGGCGCTGAGCGTCGCGACCTATCTGGCGGGGCGCCGGTTCGGACTCGAACCCCGCCAGTTGGCCGCCGAGGGAATGCGCAGGCTCGGTGAGGTGCCTCAAGTCGCCGAATTGCAGGAGCAGTTGCGGGGCGAGGTTCTCGACGCGGGACGCCAGGCGGTGACGGCCGCAGCCAACCGCTCCATGGCCTCCCTGGCGGACGCCATCGGCGACCGGACGGCCCGGCTCACGGCGGCGCCGGACGACGAGGCGGACGAAGAGGACGAGGGCGAGTACGAGGACGAGGAGCCCGAGGAGGAGCCGGAGGGCGAGGACGAGGACGAGGAGGAAGACGAGGAAGACGAGGAAGACGAGTACGAGGACGAGGACGAGGAGCCCGAAGACGAGGAGCCCGAAGACGAGGAGCCCGAAGAGGAGGAGCCCGAAGAGGAGGAGCCCGAAGAGGAGGAGGACGAGCCCGAAGAAGAGGAAGAGGAAGAGGCGGCCCCGCCGCAGCCTTCCCGGGCGAGGAAGTCCCCCTCCAGGAAGTCCGCCCCGGCCAGGAAGTCGGCGGAGAAGAAGTCCGCTCCGGCCAAGAAGGCTGCGGGGAAGAAGGCGGCTCCCGCCAAGAAGGCCCCGGCCAAGAAGGCTCCGGCGAAGAAGGCCGCTCCCGCCAAGAAGGCCCCGGCCAAGAAGGCTCCGGCGAAGAAGGCCGCTCCCGCCAAGAAGGCCCCGGCCAAGAAGGCCGCTCCAGCGAAGAAGGCCTCGGCGAAGAAGACCGCACCGGCCAAGAAGTCCGCCGCCAAGAAGTCCGCCCCCCAGAAGTCTGCCGCGAAGAAGACAGCGACGTCGTCGAAGCGGTCAGCATCCAAGCGCGCCGATCGCCGGAGGTAG
- a CDS encoding gas vesicle protein: MADQRSARAERSSPGTRKKSSAGKGPEHAARAACQSLEALISHPAEGVSAIRRFDDDGWCVVVDVLEVPRIPDTTSLLASYEVRLDGDGELVEYARVRRYRRGAADE; this comes from the coding sequence CGAACGCTCCTCCCCGGGGACCCGGAAGAAGTCCTCGGCCGGGAAGGGGCCCGAGCACGCGGCCCGCGCCGCCTGTCAGAGCCTGGAAGCACTGATCAGCCACCCGGCCGAGGGCGTCTCCGCGATCCGACGGTTCGACGACGACGGCTGGTGCGTCGTCGTGGACGTCCTCGAAGTGCCCCGCATCCCGGACACGACCAGTCTCCTCGCCTCGTACGAGGTGCGGCTCGACGGGGACGGTGAACTCGTGGAGTACGCCCGGGTCCGCCGTTACCGGCGCGGTGCCGCCGACGAGTGA
- a CDS encoding gas vesicle protein K, with translation MTAPGRAPGSRVDLDSEQMGRDLVALVLTVVELLRQLMERQAIRRVEQGDLSDEQVEEIGTTLMLLDQRMKELCDQHGVRPEDLNLDLGPLGTLLPRD, from the coding sequence GTGACGGCCCCGGGCAGGGCCCCGGGTTCACGGGTCGATCTGGACTCCGAGCAGATGGGGCGGGACCTGGTGGCCCTGGTCCTCACCGTGGTGGAGCTCCTCCGGCAACTGATGGAACGGCAGGCGATCCGCCGGGTCGAACAGGGCGACCTCAGTGACGAGCAGGTCGAGGAGATCGGGACCACGCTCATGCTGCTCGACCAGCGGATGAAGGAGCTCTGCGACCAGCACGGAGTGCGACCCGAGGACCTCAACCTGGACCTCGGACCGCTGGGGACGCTGCTGCCACGCGACTGA
- a CDS encoding gas vesicle protein GvpG, producing MGLISGLLMLPLAPARGVVWVAERLQDAAERELYDPGVIRAQLAALNQELDEGHIGLDEFEAQEERLLDRLYATQAGRTPTTEGDRHG from the coding sequence ATGGGGCTGATCTCCGGACTGCTGATGCTTCCCCTCGCGCCCGCCCGGGGCGTGGTGTGGGTCGCGGAGCGGTTGCAGGACGCCGCCGAGCGCGAACTCTACGACCCCGGAGTGATCCGCGCGCAGCTGGCGGCCCTCAACCAGGAGCTCGACGAGGGGCACATCGGGCTGGACGAGTTCGAGGCGCAAGAGGAAAGGCTGCTCGACCGGCTGTACGCGACACAGGCCGGCCGGACACCGACGACAGAAGGTGACCGACATGGATGA
- a CDS encoding DUF4259 domain-containing protein, giving the protein MGAWDIGHFDNDTAADFGGRVDDAEPGEKADVLREVLSTIAETGPEDYADCGEEAVAAAALIAAQCPGGEPVTTAYGPKDPLPPLPADLRPLAVRALDRLGAENAEPLDLWAEAGEDQAWLAGIAALRAVLVEASGE; this is encoded by the coding sequence ATGGGCGCGTGGGACATCGGCCACTTCGACAACGACACCGCGGCCGACTTCGGCGGGCGGGTCGACGACGCGGAGCCCGGCGAGAAGGCCGACGTGCTCCGGGAGGTGCTGAGCACCATCGCGGAGACGGGGCCGGAGGACTATGCGGACTGCGGGGAGGAGGCGGTGGCCGCCGCCGCGCTGATCGCCGCGCAGTGCCCCGGGGGAGAGCCCGTCACCACCGCGTACGGCCCGAAAGATCCGCTGCCGCCGCTCCCCGCCGATCTCCGCCCGCTGGCCGTCCGCGCCCTGGACCGACTCGGTGCGGAGAACGCGGAGCCGCTGGACCTGTGGGCGGAGGCCGGTGAGGACCAGGCGTGGCTGGCGGGGATAGCCGCGTTGCGCGCGGTGCTGGTGGAGGCTTCGGGGGAGTAG
- a CDS encoding Asp23/Gls24 family envelope stress response protein, whose translation MVDIESRSGNPATSGGNQESGVRGRTTIADGVVATIAEIAIRETDGVHSVGKGASKALGAVTGRVSGSSGRGRTVKVEVGEKQTAIDVDVEVEYGFPIHELADRIRTHVVDAVETMTGLEVVEININVFDVHIPDEDDEDGSDGADSGRGGSRVQ comes from the coding sequence ATGGTCGACATCGAATCTCGGAGCGGAAACCCGGCGACGAGCGGCGGGAACCAGGAAAGCGGCGTGCGCGGCAGGACCACCATCGCCGACGGCGTCGTTGCCACCATCGCGGAGATCGCCATCCGCGAGACGGACGGTGTCCATTCGGTGGGCAAGGGCGCGTCGAAGGCGCTGGGCGCCGTGACGGGCAGGGTGTCCGGGTCCTCGGGCAGGGGACGGACCGTGAAGGTCGAGGTGGGCGAGAAACAGACGGCGATCGACGTCGACGTCGAGGTGGAGTACGGGTTTCCGATCCATGAGCTGGCCGACCGGATCCGCACGCACGTCGTCGACGCCGTGGAGACGATGACCGGGCTGGAGGTCGTCGAGATCAACATCAACGTCTTCGACGTGCACATCCCCGACGAGGACGACGAGGACGGCTCGGACGGCGCCGATTCCGGAAGGGGCGGTTCCCGCGTGCAGTGA
- a CDS encoding gas vesicle protein, with protein MTDLDFRQGGPPANGPHTTNLADILERVLDKGIVIAGDIKIDLLDIELLTIRLRLFVASVDTAKKAGIDWWETDPALSSRASRNALEDENRRLRERLQALEPGTDEDRGPRSDRSADRDDGNKRSERSDSKETGQR; from the coding sequence GTGACCGACCTCGACTTCCGCCAGGGAGGGCCGCCGGCCAACGGCCCTCACACCACCAACCTCGCCGACATCCTCGAACGCGTCCTCGACAAGGGCATCGTCATCGCCGGGGACATCAAGATCGACCTCCTCGACATCGAGCTCCTCACCATCCGGCTCCGTCTCTTCGTGGCGTCCGTCGACACCGCGAAGAAGGCGGGCATCGACTGGTGGGAGACCGATCCCGCCCTCAGCTCCCGAGCCTCGCGCAATGCCTTGGAGGACGAGAACCGCCGGCTGCGGGAACGCCTCCAGGCCCTCGAACCGGGGACGGACGAGGACCGTGGCCCGCGCTCGGACCGAAGCGCCGACAGGGACGACGGGAACAAGAGAAGCGAGAGAAGCGACAGCAAGGAGACCGGGCAGAGATGA
- a CDS encoding gas vesicle protein, whose amino-acid sequence MAAAERAVVPWDSPEPLSGPIGVPLVDLLDRVLATGVVVSGDLVIAIADVPLVRVSLHALLSSVSERVPAPWADGGPL is encoded by the coding sequence ATGGCGGCGGCGGAGCGCGCGGTGGTTCCCTGGGACAGCCCGGAGCCCTTGAGCGGGCCCATCGGGGTGCCGCTGGTGGACCTGCTGGACCGTGTTCTGGCGACCGGTGTCGTCGTCAGCGGGGACCTGGTGATCGCCATCGCCGACGTACCCCTGGTGCGGGTGTCCCTGCACGCCCTCCTGTCGTCGGTCAGCGAGCGGGTTCCGGCGCCCTGGGCCGACGGGGGGCCGCTGTGA